Proteins encoded within one genomic window of Chlorobaculum sp. MV4-Y:
- a CDS encoding four helix bundle suffix domain-containing protein, which translates to MAGSGGPRKLLLREKNSREALFVRKLSRERGVSYESFREFVETRPAEVVANIAICLINQASFLLKRQLETLERQFIEAGGIRERMTKARLDSRQKR; encoded by the coding sequence ATGGCTGGTTCAGGCGGCCCGCGCAAGTTACTGCTCCGGGAGAAAAATTCACGAGAAGCGCTGTTCGTCAGAAAGCTCTCGCGTGAGCGCGGCGTGAGTTACGAGTCGTTTCGCGAGTTCGTTGAAACCCGCCCCGCCGAAGTGGTGGCCAATATCGCGATCTGCCTGATCAACCAGGCAAGTTTTCTGCTCAAGCGCCAGCTCGAAACGCTCGAACGGCAGTTCATCGAAGCGGGCGGCATCCGCGAAAGAATGACCAAAGCCCGCCTCGATTCCCGTCAGAAAAGGTGA
- a CDS encoding LOG family protein: MEPHYRVTIFGSARISEGDKEYRDVYEIARGLAAEGFDIVTGGGPGLMQAANSGSKSVSNGGQSIGLNIKLPHEQAPNPWLDIKEEFDRFSGRLDAFMAMSDAVIVAPGGIGTLLELFYSWQLVQVQHLCETPIILFGEIWTSLLLWLETEVLPRHLFERKDMHSIFHVMEASAVVDLIIKIHKARSETEHVCRNFNKYRLAIAKKE, encoded by the coding sequence ATGGAACCGCATTATCGTGTAACCATTTTTGGGTCGGCCCGGATCAGTGAGGGGGATAAGGAGTACCGCGATGTTTATGAAATCGCTCGCGGGCTTGCTGCCGAGGGGTTTGACATTGTGACCGGCGGCGGGCCGGGGTTGATGCAGGCGGCAAATTCCGGGTCGAAAAGCGTCTCCAACGGAGGGCAGTCGATCGGGCTGAATATCAAGCTGCCGCATGAGCAGGCTCCCAATCCGTGGCTCGACATCAAGGAGGAGTTCGACCGGTTCAGCGGACGGCTCGACGCTTTCATGGCAATGTCCGACGCGGTGATCGTCGCGCCCGGCGGCATCGGGACGCTGCTCGAACTTTTCTACTCCTGGCAGCTCGTGCAGGTGCAGCACCTCTGCGAAACCCCGATCATCCTCTTCGGCGAAATCTGGACGAGCCTGCTGCTCTGGCTCGAAACCGAAGTGCTGCCGCGTCATCTGTTCGAGCGCAAGGACATGCACTCCATTTTCCACGTCATGGAAGCGTCGGCGGTGGTTGATCTCATCATTAAAATTCACAAAGCCCGGTCGGAGACAGAGCATGTTTGCCGGAATTTTAACAAGTATCGGCTTGCGATTGCCAAAAAAGAGTGA
- the hisI gene encoding phosphoribosyl-AMP cyclohydrolase — protein MGENQETQKSFLETVKFDSKGLVPAIVQDHETGKVLMMAWMNLESLKMTIEKKKACYWSRSRNKLWLKGESSGNMQEVHDILIDCDGDTLLLKVSQKGGACHVGYHSCFYRKTVDGKSMEICDTLMFDPEKVYGKQS, from the coding sequence ATGGGCGAGAATCAAGAGACGCAGAAGAGCTTTCTCGAAACGGTCAAATTCGACAGCAAGGGGCTGGTGCCCGCCATCGTTCAGGATCACGAAACCGGCAAGGTGCTGATGATGGCCTGGATGAATCTCGAAAGCCTCAAGATGACCATCGAAAAGAAGAAAGCCTGCTACTGGAGCCGCAGCCGCAACAAGCTCTGGCTCAAGGGCGAATCGTCGGGAAACATGCAGGAGGTGCACGACATTCTCATCGACTGCGACGGCGACACGCTGCTGCTCAAGGTCTCGCAGAAAGGCGGCGCCTGCCACGTCGGCTACCACTCCTGCTTCTACCGCAAAACGGTGGATGGCAAGTCGATGGAAATTTGCGACACGCTGATGTTCGACCCCGAAAAGGTTTACGGCAAACAAAGCTGA
- the ubiE gene encoding bifunctional demethylmenaquinone methyltransferase/2-methoxy-6-polyprenyl-1,4-benzoquinol methylase UbiE, which produces MSSSKETAKSLIQTKSRSSIRNMFNEVAPTYDFLNHLLSLGIDNYWRVVAAKKARKQVEGEREPKILDVATGTGDLAASMAKIPGAKVTGYDLSPEMLAIARKKYPSIEFIEGYAEKLPFADKSFHVVSAGFGVRNFENLEQGMKEFHRVLKPGGCAYIIEPMIPRNPVMKKLYLIYFKNVLPKIAGMFSKSTFAYDYLPNSVEQFPQAEAFTKILKNAGFKKAEYFPMTFETSILYVATK; this is translated from the coding sequence ATGAGCAGTTCTAAAGAGACCGCAAAGTCCCTCATACAGACCAAGTCGCGCTCTTCGATCAGGAACATGTTCAACGAGGTCGCGCCGACTTACGACTTCCTCAACCACCTCCTGAGCCTCGGCATCGACAACTACTGGCGGGTCGTTGCGGCCAAAAAGGCGCGGAAGCAGGTTGAAGGCGAACGCGAGCCGAAAATTCTCGACGTCGCCACCGGCACGGGCGATCTGGCCGCCTCGATGGCGAAGATCCCCGGCGCGAAGGTGACCGGCTACGACCTCTCGCCGGAGATGCTCGCCATCGCACGCAAAAAGTACCCGTCGATCGAGTTCATCGAAGGTTACGCTGAAAAGCTCCCCTTCGCCGACAAGAGCTTCCACGTCGTCAGTGCAGGCTTCGGCGTCCGGAACTTCGAGAACCTCGAACAGGGCATGAAGGAGTTCCACCGCGTGCTCAAGCCGGGCGGCTGCGCGTACATCATCGAGCCGATGATTCCGCGCAACCCGGTGATGAAAAAACTCTACCTAATCTACTTCAAGAACGTCCTGCCAAAAATCGCCGGAATGTTCAGCAAATCGACCTTCGCCTACGACTACCTCCCCAACTCCGTGGAGCAGTTCCCTCAGGCCGAAGCCTTCACAAAAATCCTGAAAAACGCGGGTTTCAAAAAGGCCGAGTACTTCCCGATGACCTTCGAGACCTCAATTCTGTACGTGGCGACGAAGTAG
- a CDS encoding DUF2442 domain-containing protein has translation MNPRVSKVTPLEGYKLRIEFSNGEVGEYDCAPLLEFGVFKELKNVQYFKSVKVVGGTVAWPNEQDICPDTLYLDSVKILAV, from the coding sequence ATGAATCCAAGAGTTAGTAAGGTCACCCCGTTGGAAGGCTACAAACTTCGTATCGAGTTCAGTAACGGAGAAGTCGGCGAATACGATTGCGCACCTCTTCTTGAATTCGGTGTATTCAAAGAGCTGAAGAATGTTCAGTATTTCAAATCGGTAAAGGTCGTTGGAGGTACTGTTGCTTGGCCAAACGAACAAGATATTTGCCCGGATACGTTGTATCTGGACTCTGTGAAAATACTTGCAGTATAG